In Papaver somniferum cultivar HN1 chromosome 1, ASM357369v1, whole genome shotgun sequence, a genomic segment contains:
- the LOC113353356 gene encoding L10-interacting MYB domain-containing protein-like — translation MGSDQSSNPQTGRKTWTPPMDRLFMGLMADQVHEGQLLDGQFSKHAWTHIVDNFMQSFGSSFTKDVLKNRMKTLKKNYVVVSTLRGQSGFGWDQSREVVVADDVVWDEYIKKHPDVKCWRTKSLPHFDDLADIFGDNRANGRYRRCWNDNTVHDDDDQHDTDHENLENTQSPDRFTNGTQEQSENAYAYKDKVEDLHTSDTQKRARASIGPNSRSF, via the exons ATGGGGAGTGATCAATCATCCAACCCCCAAACTGGAAGGAAAACTTGGACTCCTCCCATGGATCGACTGTTCATGGGTCTAATGGCAGACCAAGTACATGAAGGACAATTACTTGATGGTCAGTTCAGCAAACATGCTTGGACACACATTGTCGATAATTTCATGCAGAGTTTTGGTTCTTCTTTTACCAAGGATGTGTTGAAAAACCGTAtgaaaactttgaagaaaaactatGTTGTTGTAAGTACTCTTAGAGGTCAAAGTGGATTTGGATGGGACCAGTCGCGAGAAGTTGTGGTTGCTGATGATGTTGTATGGGATGAATATATCAAG AAGCATCCTGATGTCAAATGCTGGAGGACAAAGTCGCTTCCACACTTTGATGATTTAGCTGATATATTTGGGGATAATCGGGCCAATGGAAGGTATAGGCGCTGTTGGAATGACAACACTGTGCACGATGATGATGACCAGCATGACACGGATCATGAAAATTTAGAAAACACGCAATCTCCAGACCGTTTTACAAACGGTACTCAAGAACAAAGTGAGAATGCATATGCATATAAAGATAAGGTTGAGGACTTGCATACATCTGATACTCAAAAAAGGGCTCGAGCTTCAATAGGTCCAAATTCACGTTCTTTTTGA